The Carassius gibelio isolate Cgi1373 ecotype wild population from Czech Republic chromosome B14, carGib1.2-hapl.c, whole genome shotgun sequence genome has a segment encoding these proteins:
- the LOC127971108 gene encoding uncharacterized protein LOC127971108: MSWRRCVLRCERKSTLFGLPKDDTARNLWLSFIYNTVPEQYNTNIRVCAAHFTEDCFLNLGEYKANCAQRLLLKSGAVPTLQGQSGASDLQPRTSQQALGTEQLSISSRSRDVSCQTDSIETLPAASPKTRSVGTQLSLGTLNDTHAWSKGTWATVSSFDVGAETTPSFPLRALSSTPITFPQHKRPRLELDEEEEDTDISESIAEPHHSAVTEESGLWEQNAYNVSKYIVFESCLRELFETCPLCKTKCDVQCRRMGSYVSFTQRCPKCSYHRKWESQPVIGSTPVGNLLVSAATYFCGASFIQFEKICKAMHLQIIQYETFRRHVRNYLEPAVIHKWKIDQKNLFRKLQEAGKIVVAGEMRADTPGRSAKYGIYSLMHPDSNTILDMQLVQSNEVGGSCHMEKEGLKRCLDHLEANSLAVEYIITHRQPQIQEFLRERNIIQFYDVWHFEKGLSIKLNKLSQKKGYQILKKWLRSIKNHVYWSAKSSTSGPEKVAKWTSLLNHIQNKHIHENPEFPKCAHPEKVSKDPKKWFQPGSMPLYKVEKILNNKRVLKDVEKLSHHYRTSSLEAFHRVILRVAQKNVIVSFIGMLCRLYLAAMHYNEQATTASGQPMNKVAFSKSKKGACTAKPLETAPSNDCVADLMKLIFKEVFADPAPFVKELKQIPIPPFLSSQFERPSKEEVVGCHISRFSQGAVENLQAVHPDQGTPAESEAQHRDGRTTLTFCPK; this comes from the exons AtgtcgtggagacgctgtgtgctTCGTTGCGAAAGAAAAAGTACTTTATTTGGCCTCCCAAAAGATGACACAGCAAGAAATCTGTGGCTgagttttatttacaacactgttccagagcaGTACAACACAAATATTCGAGTTTGTGCTGCGCACTTCACCGAGGATTGTTTTCTGAACCTGGGAGAGTACAAGGCCAACTGTGCACAAAGACTTTTACTcaaaagtggggcagttccaactttacAAGGACAGTCTGGAGCTTCTGACTtacagcct AGGACATCTCAGCAAGCCCTTGGTACAGAACAGTTATCCATTTCATCCAGAAGTCGCGACGTTTCATGTCAAACGGACAGTATAGAAACACTTCCTGCTGCGTCTCCAAAAACACGATCTGTTGGCACACAACTGTCTTTGGGTACACTAAACGACACGCACGCGTGGAGCAAAG GAACCTGGGCTACGGTTTCCTCTTTTGATGTAGGTGCTGAAACTACTCCCAGTTTCCCCTTAAGAGCCCTGTCTTCAACTCCCATCACATTCCCCCAACACAAAAGGCCTCGTCTTGAGCTggatgaagaggaggaagacACAGACATTTCTGAAAGCATAGCTGAACCTCACCACTCTGCGGTTACAGAGGAGTCTGGATTATG GGAACAGAACGCATACAATGTGTCAAAATACATCGTTTTTGAAAGCTGCCTCCGAGAGCTATTTGAAACGTGTCCACTTTGCAAAACAAAGTGTGATGTTCAATGTAGACGAATGGGCAGCTATGTGTCATTCACCCAGCGTTGTCCAAAGTGCAGTTATCACAGGAAGTGGGAGAGTCAGCCAGTCATTGGAAGTACACCTGTTGGAAACCTACTGGTGTCTGCAGCCACTTACTTCTGTGGTGCATCCTTCATTCAGTTTGAAAAG ATTTGCAAGGCCATGCATCTTCAGATCATCCAATATGAGACATTTAGGAGGCATGTTAGGAACTACCTAGAGCCTGCTGTAATACACAAGTGGAAGATCGATCAGAAAAACCTTTTCAGGAAGCTGCAAGAAGCGGGAAAGATTGTAGTTGCTGGAGAAATGAGAGCTGATACACCGG ggcgcTCGGCAAAATACGGCATCTACTCTCTGATGCACCCGGACAGCAACACTATTCTTGACATGCAGCTTGTTCAG AGCAACGAGGTAGGGGGTAGCTGCCACATGGAGAAGGAGGGCTTGAAGCGTTGTCTAGATCATCTGGAGGCTAACAGTTTGGCAGTGGAATACATAATAACGCATCGTCAGCCACAGATCCAGGAGTTTCTCAGAGAGCGCAACATCATACAGTTCTACGATGTGTGGCACTTCGAAAAAG gtttgtCTATAAAGTTGAACAAACTGTCACAAAAAAAGGGGTACCAAATACTGAAGAAGTGGTTGCGCAGCATCAAGAATCACGTATACTGGAGTGCTAAGTCGTCTACTTCTGGTCCCGAGAAGGTGGCCAAATGGACATCCCTGCTCAaccacatccaaaataaacacaTCCATGAGAACCCTGAATTCCCGAAATGTGCACATCCAGAGAAAGTGTccaaagatcccaaaaaatggtTCCAACCAG GGTCAATGCCTCTCTACAAAGTGGAAAAGATCCTGAACAATAAGCGAGTCCTAAAGGACGTGGAAAAGCTCAGTCACCATTACAGGACATCTTCTCTAGAAGCCTTTCACAGGGTGATCCTGCGTGTGGCCCAAAAGAATGTCATTGTTTCCTTCATTGGAATGTTGTGCag GTTGTACCTGGCAGCAATGCACTACAATGAGCAGGCCACGACAGCTTCAGGACAACCTATGAACAAGGTTGCTTTTTCAAAGTCAAAGAAGGGTGCATGCACTGCAAAGCCACTTGAAACAGCCCCTTCAAATG ACTGTGTAGCTGACTTGATGAAGCTGATCTTTAAAGAGGTGTTTGCAGACCCCGCACCATTTGTAAAGGAGCTAAAACAAATCCCCATTCCTCCATTCCTGTCCTCCCAGTTTGAAAGACCTTCAAAGGAGGAAGTTGTTGGCTGCCACATCTCACGCTTCAGTCAAGGGGCGGTCGAAAACCTACAAGCTGTCCATCCGGATCAGGGAACTCCTGCCGAATCGGAAGCACAACACCGGGACGGGAGAACAACTCTGACATTCTGTCCTAAATAG